The following are encoded together in the Variovorax sp. PBS-H4 genome:
- the ptsP gene encoding phosphoenolpyruvate--protein phosphotransferase has translation MTFAVHGLPVARGIAIGRAVLVVSSRLDVAHYFIRPEEVETEIDRVRIARNAVAEELQKLQASVALMGPNDAPHELAALLEVHLMLLQDEVLTGGVKHWIVERLYNAEWALTTQLEVVARQFDEMEDEYLRERKADLEQVVERLLHRMKGTAAVLAPTPPRRKRTEDDEDSDPTARDAIDAPLVLIAHDLSPADMLQFKKSVFAGFVTDVGGRTSHTAIVARSMDIPAVVGARSASQLVRQDDWVIIDGDAGVVIVDPSPIILAEYGFKQRQGDLERGRLARLRHKPAVTLDGQKVDLLANIEMPEDTLGAVKAGAVGVGLFRSEFLFMGREAQRMTRLPDEEEQYQAYRRAIEGMQGMPVTIRTIDVGADKPLDGRVVRDDEAHLNPALGLRAIRWSLADPAMFLTQIRAILRAAAHGEIHLLIPMLAHASEIRQTLALIDFARAELDNRGVVHGKVKLGAMIEVPAAALTLKIFLKHFDFLSIGTNDLIQYTLAIDRADESVAHLYDPAHPAVLRLVAETIAECRRQGKGVSVCGEMAGDVAFTRLLLGMGLRSFSMHPSQILAVKQEVLRADTSKLQAWAQQVLEADDPASLMTLAAPPQ, from the coding sequence ATGACTTTTGCCGTCCATGGGCTGCCGGTGGCCCGTGGCATTGCGATCGGACGCGCCGTGCTCGTGGTCTCGAGCCGCCTCGACGTCGCCCACTACTTCATCAGGCCGGAAGAGGTCGAAACGGAGATCGACCGCGTGCGCATCGCGCGCAACGCTGTCGCCGAGGAGCTCCAGAAGCTGCAGGCCAGCGTCGCGCTGATGGGCCCCAACGACGCGCCGCATGAACTCGCCGCCCTGCTCGAGGTGCACCTGATGCTGCTGCAGGACGAGGTGCTGACCGGCGGCGTCAAGCACTGGATCGTGGAGCGCCTCTACAACGCCGAGTGGGCGCTGACCACCCAGCTGGAGGTGGTCGCGCGCCAGTTCGACGAGATGGAGGACGAGTACCTGCGCGAGCGCAAGGCCGACCTCGAGCAGGTGGTCGAGCGCCTGCTGCATCGCATGAAGGGCACGGCGGCGGTGCTGGCGCCTACGCCGCCGCGTCGCAAGCGCACCGAGGACGACGAGGACAGCGACCCGACCGCCCGCGACGCCATCGACGCTCCCCTGGTTTTGATCGCCCACGACCTCTCTCCGGCCGACATGCTCCAGTTCAAGAAGAGCGTGTTCGCCGGCTTCGTCACCGACGTGGGCGGGCGCACCTCGCACACAGCGATCGTCGCGCGCAGCATGGACATCCCGGCCGTGGTCGGCGCGCGCAGTGCCAGCCAGTTGGTGCGGCAGGACGACTGGGTCATCATCGACGGGGATGCCGGCGTCGTGATCGTCGATCCCTCTCCGATCATCCTGGCCGAATACGGTTTCAAGCAGCGCCAGGGCGACCTCGAGCGCGGCCGGCTGGCACGCCTGCGCCACAAGCCGGCCGTCACGCTCGACGGCCAGAAGGTCGACCTGTTGGCCAACATCGAGATGCCCGAGGACACCCTGGGCGCGGTCAAGGCCGGCGCGGTGGGCGTCGGCTTGTTCCGCAGCGAGTTCCTCTTCATGGGCCGCGAGGCCCAGCGCATGACCCGCCTGCCCGACGAGGAAGAGCAGTACCAGGCGTATCGGCGCGCGATCGAAGGCATGCAGGGGATGCCCGTCACCATCCGCACTATCGACGTCGGCGCCGACAAGCCGCTCGATGGGCGAGTCGTGCGCGACGACGAGGCCCACCTCAACCCGGCGCTCGGCCTGCGCGCGATCCGCTGGAGCCTGGCCGACCCCGCGATGTTCCTGACCCAGATCCGCGCGATCCTGCGCGCGGCGGCGCATGGCGAGATCCACCTGCTGATCCCCATGCTTGCGCACGCCAGCGAGATCCGCCAGACCCTGGCGCTGATCGACTTCGCACGCGCCGAGCTCGACAACCGCGGCGTCGTGCACGGAAAGGTCAAGCTGGGCGCGATGATCGAAGTACCGGCCGCGGCGCTCACGCTCAAGATCTTCCTCAAGCATTTCGACTTTCTGTCGATCGGCACCAACGACCTGATCCAGTACACCCTGGCCATCGACCGCGCGGACGAATCGGTGGCCCACCTCTACGACCCCGCCCATCCGGCCGTGCTGCGCCTGGTGGCCGAAACAATTGCCGAGTGCCGGCGCCAAGGCAAGGGCGTGAGCGTTTGCGGCGAGATGGCGGGCGACGTGGCCTTCACTCGCCTGCTGTTAGGCATGGGCCTGCGCAGCTTCTCGATGCACCCGTCGCAGATCCTGGCAGTCAAGCAGGAGGTGCTGCGAGCGGACACGAGCAAGCTGCAGGCGTGGGCGCAGCAGGTGCTCGAGGCCGACGACCCGGCCAGCCTCATGACGCTCGCGGCGCCGCCGCAATAA
- a CDS encoding DUF4260 domain-containing protein, protein MVDLSVPRLPAARASISAWAHPAPSAQNAVSGAAQGGVRILLRLEGLVVVAAAVAAYVHLGASWGAFAMLFLLPDLSFLGYLAGSRAGAIAYNTAHSYIGPVALLGLGLIGGMPAALALGLIWSAHIGLDHALGYGLKYGSEFGVTHLGRVGPTDPW, encoded by the coding sequence GTGGTTGACCTGTCTGTGCCGCGGCTTCCGGCCGCAAGGGCGTCGATCTCGGCGTGGGCGCACCCGGCGCCCAGCGCGCAGAACGCCGTGTCCGGCGCCGCGCAGGGCGGCGTGCGCATCCTGCTGCGCCTCGAAGGCCTGGTTGTGGTCGCAGCGGCCGTGGCCGCCTACGTGCACCTGGGCGCAAGCTGGGGTGCCTTCGCCATGCTGTTCCTGCTGCCCGACCTGAGCTTCCTCGGCTACCTCGCCGGATCGCGCGCGGGCGCCATCGCGTACAACACGGCGCACTCGTACATCGGCCCGGTTGCCTTGCTGGGCCTGGGCCTGATCGGCGGCATGCCGGCCGCGCTGGCGCTCGGGCTGATCTGGAGTGCGCACATCGGCCTGGACCATGCCTTGGGCTACGGCCTCAAGTACGGGAGCGAGTTCGGTGTCACCCACCTCGGCCGCGTCGGTCCCACCGACCCGTGGTGA
- a CDS encoding Spy/CpxP family protein refolding chaperone, whose translation MKPWFKRSLFGFAGAALVAGSLAGCSSHRHGWGGSSEQDRAEFRARMVERVGSKLELDATQKQKLDVLAEKIQAQRQALRGGGDPRAEFRALFAGAKLDQQRAKKLVEDKTAAIQSGSPEVIAAAADFFDNLNPTQQQKVRDFMERGRRWGHRG comes from the coding sequence ATGAAACCCTGGTTCAAACGCTCTCTCTTTGGCTTTGCCGGCGCGGCGCTGGTTGCTGGCAGCCTCGCCGGCTGCTCCAGCCACCGCCATGGCTGGGGCGGCAGCTCCGAGCAGGACCGCGCCGAGTTCCGCGCCCGCATGGTTGAACGCGTAGGCAGCAAGCTGGAGCTCGATGCGACGCAGAAGCAGAAGCTCGATGTGCTCGCCGAGAAGATCCAGGCCCAGCGCCAGGCGCTGCGCGGCGGCGGCGATCCGCGCGCGGAGTTCCGCGCCCTTTTCGCCGGCGCCAAGCTCGACCAGCAGCGCGCGAAGAAGCTGGTCGAGGACAAGACGGCCGCGATCCAGTCGGGCAGCCCCGAGGTGATTGCGGCGGCAGCCGACTTCTTCGACAACCTGAACCCCACGCAGCAGCAGAAGGTGCGCGACTTCATGGAGCGTGGCCGTCGCTGGGGACACCGTGGTTGA